The Brassica napus cultivar Da-Ae chromosome C7, Da-Ae, whole genome shotgun sequence genome has a segment encoding these proteins:
- the LOC106410081 gene encoding probable galacturonosyltransferase 4 isoform X1 yields the protein MVTIRNLVLFLLLLTVAAPILLYTDPSASFTTPSSKRDFLDEVTALTFNSDGNRLNLLPRESPAVVRRDVVGVIYSTQDSDSSRRQGILSTKTRDQFSARVLSATDDETQSQTVNPIQQLTHAASEMDKPNDMHVSSNTSQNREKMHVQLTQKTAEKVDEQEPKDSGAEKERGNAVMPDAQVRHLKDQLIRAKVYLSLPAAKANPHFVRELRLRVKEVQRAVLDASKDSDLPKNAVEKLKAMEQTLAKGKQIQDDCSTVVKKLRAMLHSAEEQLRVHKKQTMFLTQLTAKTIPKGLHCLPLRLTTDYYALNSSQQQFPNQEKLEDNQLYHYALFSDNVLAASAVVNSTVTNAKHPSKHVFHIVTDRLNYAAMRMWFLNNPPGKATIQVQNVEEFTWLNSSYSPVLKQLSSRSMINYYFRAHHTNSDANLKFRNPKYLSILNHLRFYLPEIFPKLSKVLFLDDDIVVQKDLSGLWSVDLKGNVNGAVETCGESFHRFDRYLNFSNPLISKNFDPRACGWAYGMNVFDLDEWKRQNITEVYHRWQNLNQDRELWKLGTLPPGLITFWKRTYPLERRWHVLGLGYNPSVNQRDIERAAVVHYNGNLKPWLEIGLPKYRGIWSKHVDYQHVYLRECNINP from the exons ATGGTGACGATCCGAAACCTCGTTCTTTTCTTATTGCTCCTCACCGTCGCTGCTCCTATCCTCCTCTACACCGATCCCTCCGCCTCCTTCACGACCCCATCTT CTAAACGAGATTTTCTCGATGAAGTAACTGCTCTG ACTTTCAATTCCGATGGAAACCGTTTGAATCTGCTTCCAAGG GAATCTCCGGCGGTGGTGAGAAGAGACGTCGTGGGTGTAATCTATTCCACGCAAGACTCTGATTCTTCGCGGAGGCAAGGTATCCTATCCACAA AAACGAGGGATCAGTTCTCTGCTCGTGTTCTTTCGGCCACCGACGATGAAACTCAGTCTCAAACTGTCAATCCCATCCAACAACTCACTCATGCAGCTTCGGAGATGGATAAGCCAAATGACATGCACGTTTCTTCTAACACCTCTCAGAATAGA GAAAAGATGCATGTTCAGTTGACCCAGAAAACCGCTGAAAAGGTTGATGAGCAAGAGCCTAAAGATTCTGGAgctgagaaagagagaggaaatGCGGTGATGCCTGATGCTCAGGTTAGGCATCTTAAAGATCAGCTGATTAGGGCAAAGGTTTATCTTTCACTTCCAGCTGCCAAGGCCAATCCCCATTTTGTCAGAGAGCTTCGGCTCCGTGTTAAAGAAGTTCAACGGGCTGTCTTAGATGCCTCCAAGGATTCGGATCTCCCAAAGAA TGCTGTAGAAAAGTTGAAAGCAATGGAGCAAACATTGGCCAAAGGCAAGCAGATCCAAGATGACTGTTCCACGGTAGTGAAGAAGCTACGTGCAATGCTCCACTCGGCAGAGGAGCAGCTACGAGTCCATAAGAAGCAAACCATGTTCTTGACACAATTGACTGCCAAGACGATTCCAAAGGGCCTTCACTGCCTCCCTCTACGCCTCACTACCGATTATTATGCTTTGAATTCGTCTCAACAACAATTCCCGAATCAGGAGAAACTAGAAGATAATCAGCTTTATCACTATGCCCTCTTCTCTGATAATGTTTTGGCTGCATCAGCTGTTGTTAACTCTACCGTAACCAATGCAAAG CATCCCTCAAAGCATGTCTTCCACATCGTCACAGACAGACTCAACTATGCGGCAATGAGGATGTGGTTCCTAAACAACCCACCAGGCAAAGCCACCATCCAGGTTCAGAACGTTGAAGAATTTACATGGCTGAACTCAAGCTACAGTCCTGTTCTCAAACAGCTTAGTTCTCGATCGATGATAAACTACTACTTCAGGGCACACCATACAAATTCAGATGCCAACTTGAAGTTCCGGAATCCAAAATACTTGTCTATCCTTAATCATCTTCGCTTTTACTTGCCTGAGATCTTCCCAAAGCTCAGCAAGGTGCTCTTCTTGGATGATGATATAGTTGTGCAGAAGGACCTGTCTGGTCTTTGGTCAGTTGATCTGAAGGGTAATGTCAACGGTGCTGTAGAGACTTGTGGGGAAAGCTTCCATCGCTTTGACCGATACCTCAACTTCTCAAATCCACTCATCTCCAAGAATTTTGACCCTCGTGCTTGTGGATGGGCGTATGGTATGAATGTTTTTGACCTTGACGAATGGAAGCGGCAAAACATCACAGAGGTCTACCATCGATGGCAAAATCTG AATCAAGACCGAGAATTATGGAAGCTAGGGACGTTGCCGCCTGGTCTCATCACATTTTGGAAACGAACATACCCGCTGGAACGGAGATGGCACGTGCTGGGCCTTGGATACAACCCAAGTGTGAACCAGAGGGATATTGAGAGGGCAGCCGTCGTACACTATAACGGCAACCTCAAACCATGGCTAGAGATTGGGCTTCCAAAATATCGAGGCATCTGGTCAAAGCACGTCGACTATCAGCACGTTTATCTCAGAGAATGCAACATCAATCCTTAG
- the LOC106410082 gene encoding transmembrane protein 87A: MPTMDLGKLTRLALFLPLILSFHFKISESSAHIYPSQPFHDVGNSLLLYGGSEGIFASSRSFIRFENITLWRTNDLQRKGRNGLVQAVIFEASDRNTIGGSAYGGQRSICCTPDLAKLQGCKQGEIIRIPSARDPNWPILLRARFKGKTLSAKMEDTEIRIKKTGMYNLLFISCDSKLKGLKMTGKTVWKNPEGYLPGRMAPLMKFYVYMSFAYLLLSAVWFFQYLRFRKDILQLQHCITVVIVLGLLEMVFWYLDYANFNNTGKRPLALTTWVVTIGAFRKTVSRILILCVSMGFGVVKSTLGGLTSKVLLVGVTYFVASEMLDIAENVGIIDDVSGRAKLFLVLPDAFLDAFLILWIFTSLSRTLEQLQMKRTSVKLDIYRKFSNALAVLVVASVAWIVYEVYFKATDPFNERWQTAWTITAFWDVIAFVLLCIICYLWTPSQNSQRYAYSGEVDEENEEVQSLTGGNHDGDISLVKLEKDSGSDTEEDIEEDKRE; the protein is encoded by the exons ATGCCGACCATGGATTTGGGAAAGCTGACGCGTCTGGCTCTATTCCTCCCACTTATTCTCTCTTTCCACTTCAAAATCTCGGAATCCTCCGCCCACATCTACCCTTCCCAGCCCTTCCACGATGTCGGCAACTCTCTCCTCCTCTACGGCGGCAGCGAAGGAATCTTCGCCTCTTCCCGATCTTTCATCAG GTTCGAGAACATCACTCTCTGGAGAACGAACGACTTACAGCGAAAAGGACGTAACGGCCTAGTCCAAGCCGTGATCTTCGAGGCCTCGGATCGCAACACCATCGGCGGCTCAGCTTACGGCGGCCAGAGATCCATCTGCTGCACTCCAGATCTGGCCAAGCTCCAAGGTTGCAAGCAAGGCGAGATCATTAGGATCCCTTCCGCACGCGATCCCAATTGGCCTATCCTCTTACGCGCCCGATTCAAAGGGAAGACTCTGTCTGCTAAGATGGAAGACACTGAGATTCGAATCAAGAAGACTGGAATGTACAATCTCTTGTTTATATCGTGTGATTCGAAGCTCAAGGGGCTCAAGATGACTGGGAAGACTGTTTGGAAGAATCCTGAGGGTTATCTTCCCGGTAGGATGGCTCCGTTGATGAAGTTCTATGTGTACATGTCGTTTGCGTATTTGCTGCTCAGTGCCGTGTGGTTCTTCCAGTACTTGAGGTTTAGGAAGGATATATTGCAGCTTCAGCATTGTATAACTGTGGTTATTGTTCTTGGGTTGCTTGAGATGGTGTTTTGGTACTTGGATTATGCGAATTTTAATAATACGGGGAAGAGGCCGTTGGCGCTTACGACTTGGGTTGTTACTATTGGTGCTTTTAGAAAGACTGTGTCTAGGATTCTGATTCTTTGTGTTTCGATGGGGTTTGGAGTTGTTAAGTCTACTCTTGGTGGTCTTACTTCTAAGGTTCTTCTTGTTGGAGTTACTTACTTTGTAGCTTCTGAGATGCTTGATATAGCTGAGAATGTTGGTATAATCGATGATGTGTCTGGAAGAGCGAAGCTTTTTCTTGTCTTGCCTGATGCCTTCCTGGATGCGTTTCTCATATTGTGGATCTTTACCTCTCTTTCCAGAACACTGGAGCAGTTACAG ATGAAGAGGACCTCGGTGAAGTTGGATATTTACCGGAAATTCTCAAATGCTCTTGCGGTTTTGGTTGTTGCATCTGTTGCTTGGATAGTGTATGAG GTGTACTTTAAAGCAACGGATCCTTTCAATGAACGATGGCAAACTGCTTGGACTATAACTGCCTTTTGGGATGTTATTGCATTTGTATTGCTATGCATTATTTGCTATCTCTGGACCCCGTCTCAGAACTCTCAAAG ATATGCGTATTCGGGAGAAGTggatgaagaaaacgaagaagtTCAGTCTTTGACAGGGGGAAATCATGATGGTGATATTAGCTTAGTCAAGC
- the LOC106410081 gene encoding probable galacturonosyltransferase 4 isoform X2, whose amino-acid sequence MVTIRNLVLFLLLLTVAAPILLYTDPSASFTTPSSKRDFLDEVTALTFNSDGNRLNLLPRESPAVVRRDVVGVIYSTQDSDSSRRQETRDQFSARVLSATDDETQSQTVNPIQQLTHAASEMDKPNDMHVSSNTSQNREKMHVQLTQKTAEKVDEQEPKDSGAEKERGNAVMPDAQVRHLKDQLIRAKVYLSLPAAKANPHFVRELRLRVKEVQRAVLDASKDSDLPKNAVEKLKAMEQTLAKGKQIQDDCSTVVKKLRAMLHSAEEQLRVHKKQTMFLTQLTAKTIPKGLHCLPLRLTTDYYALNSSQQQFPNQEKLEDNQLYHYALFSDNVLAASAVVNSTVTNAKHPSKHVFHIVTDRLNYAAMRMWFLNNPPGKATIQVQNVEEFTWLNSSYSPVLKQLSSRSMINYYFRAHHTNSDANLKFRNPKYLSILNHLRFYLPEIFPKLSKVLFLDDDIVVQKDLSGLWSVDLKGNVNGAVETCGESFHRFDRYLNFSNPLISKNFDPRACGWAYGMNVFDLDEWKRQNITEVYHRWQNLNQDRELWKLGTLPPGLITFWKRTYPLERRWHVLGLGYNPSVNQRDIERAAVVHYNGNLKPWLEIGLPKYRGIWSKHVDYQHVYLRECNINP is encoded by the exons ATGGTGACGATCCGAAACCTCGTTCTTTTCTTATTGCTCCTCACCGTCGCTGCTCCTATCCTCCTCTACACCGATCCCTCCGCCTCCTTCACGACCCCATCTT CTAAACGAGATTTTCTCGATGAAGTAACTGCTCTG ACTTTCAATTCCGATGGAAACCGTTTGAATCTGCTTCCAAGG GAATCTCCGGCGGTGGTGAGAAGAGACGTCGTGGGTGTAATCTATTCCACGCAAGACTCTGATTCTTCGCGGAGGCAAG AAACGAGGGATCAGTTCTCTGCTCGTGTTCTTTCGGCCACCGACGATGAAACTCAGTCTCAAACTGTCAATCCCATCCAACAACTCACTCATGCAGCTTCGGAGATGGATAAGCCAAATGACATGCACGTTTCTTCTAACACCTCTCAGAATAGA GAAAAGATGCATGTTCAGTTGACCCAGAAAACCGCTGAAAAGGTTGATGAGCAAGAGCCTAAAGATTCTGGAgctgagaaagagagaggaaatGCGGTGATGCCTGATGCTCAGGTTAGGCATCTTAAAGATCAGCTGATTAGGGCAAAGGTTTATCTTTCACTTCCAGCTGCCAAGGCCAATCCCCATTTTGTCAGAGAGCTTCGGCTCCGTGTTAAAGAAGTTCAACGGGCTGTCTTAGATGCCTCCAAGGATTCGGATCTCCCAAAGAA TGCTGTAGAAAAGTTGAAAGCAATGGAGCAAACATTGGCCAAAGGCAAGCAGATCCAAGATGACTGTTCCACGGTAGTGAAGAAGCTACGTGCAATGCTCCACTCGGCAGAGGAGCAGCTACGAGTCCATAAGAAGCAAACCATGTTCTTGACACAATTGACTGCCAAGACGATTCCAAAGGGCCTTCACTGCCTCCCTCTACGCCTCACTACCGATTATTATGCTTTGAATTCGTCTCAACAACAATTCCCGAATCAGGAGAAACTAGAAGATAATCAGCTTTATCACTATGCCCTCTTCTCTGATAATGTTTTGGCTGCATCAGCTGTTGTTAACTCTACCGTAACCAATGCAAAG CATCCCTCAAAGCATGTCTTCCACATCGTCACAGACAGACTCAACTATGCGGCAATGAGGATGTGGTTCCTAAACAACCCACCAGGCAAAGCCACCATCCAGGTTCAGAACGTTGAAGAATTTACATGGCTGAACTCAAGCTACAGTCCTGTTCTCAAACAGCTTAGTTCTCGATCGATGATAAACTACTACTTCAGGGCACACCATACAAATTCAGATGCCAACTTGAAGTTCCGGAATCCAAAATACTTGTCTATCCTTAATCATCTTCGCTTTTACTTGCCTGAGATCTTCCCAAAGCTCAGCAAGGTGCTCTTCTTGGATGATGATATAGTTGTGCAGAAGGACCTGTCTGGTCTTTGGTCAGTTGATCTGAAGGGTAATGTCAACGGTGCTGTAGAGACTTGTGGGGAAAGCTTCCATCGCTTTGACCGATACCTCAACTTCTCAAATCCACTCATCTCCAAGAATTTTGACCCTCGTGCTTGTGGATGGGCGTATGGTATGAATGTTTTTGACCTTGACGAATGGAAGCGGCAAAACATCACAGAGGTCTACCATCGATGGCAAAATCTG AATCAAGACCGAGAATTATGGAAGCTAGGGACGTTGCCGCCTGGTCTCATCACATTTTGGAAACGAACATACCCGCTGGAACGGAGATGGCACGTGCTGGGCCTTGGATACAACCCAAGTGTGAACCAGAGGGATATTGAGAGGGCAGCCGTCGTACACTATAACGGCAACCTCAAACCATGGCTAGAGATTGGGCTTCCAAAATATCGAGGCATCTGGTCAAAGCACGTCGACTATCAGCACGTTTATCTCAGAGAATGCAACATCAATCCTTAG
- the LOC106410083 gene encoding myb family transcription factor PHL7 — protein sequence MEADDGGNNSSHASKQRLRWTHELHERFVDAVAQLGGPDRATPKGVLRVMGVQGLTIYHVKSHLQKYRLAKYLPDSSSEGKKTDKKESGDVLSGLDGSPGTQITEALKLQMEVQKRLHEQLEVQRQLQLRIEAQGKYLKKIIEEQQRLSGALGESSGPVTGESDPATPAPTSEFPLQGKSGKECEPDKSLSVEESHSSYREALTPDSGCNIGSQDESAGEERSSKKPRLMRGGAAGYTNEMVVAHPILESGMSASYHQSDHALAFDHPSTSLLGAEDGLDKVSEDVL from the exons ATGGAAGCTGACGACGGTGGGAACAATTCTAGTCATGCTTCCAAACAACGTTTGCGTTGGACGCATGAGCTTCATGAACGCTTCGTTGATGCCGTGGCTCAACTTGGTGGTCCTGACA GAGCTACACCTAAAGGCGTTCTTAGAGTGATGGGTGTACAAGGTTTAACTATATATCATGTCAAGAGTCACTTACAG AAATATCGTCTTGCAAAGTATCTGCCAGATTCGTCGTCTGAGG GGAAGAAAACCGATAAGAAAGAATCTGGAGATGTGCTCTCTGGGTTGGACGGTTCACC GGGAACGCAGATAACTGAAGCCCTCAAGTTGCAGATGGAAGTTCAGAAACGTTTGCACGAGCAACTAGAA GTGCAAAGACAGCTGCAACTACGCATAGAAGCACAAGGGAAGTACTTAAAGAAGATAATTGAAGAGCAACAGCGACTCAGTGGAGCTCTTGGCGAATCCTCAGGCCCAGTAACAGGCGAGTCAGATCCTGCAACCCCTGCCCCAACATCCGAGTTTCCCCTCCAGGGTAAATCTGGCAAAGAATGTGAGCCAGACAAGAGCCTTTCAGTTGAAGAGTCTCATTCATCTTACCGGGAGGCATTGACACCAGACTCGGGGTGTAACATTGGGTCTCAAGACGAGAGCGCAGGAGAAGAGAGATCGTCAAAGAAGCCTAGATTAATGAGAGGAGGTGCAGCTGGTTATACGAATGAGATGGTAGTGGCGCACCCAATACTAGAATCAGGCATGAGCGCTTCTTACCATCAGTCAGACCATGCTCTCGCCTTTGACCATCCATCTACATCACTGTTAGGGGCTGAAGATGGATTGGACAAGGTTTCAGAAGACGTTCTATGA